One genomic window of Ignavibacteriota bacterium includes the following:
- the crtI gene encoding phytoene desaturase — MKRIGIIGGGLGALSAAIYLGTTGRYKIDIFEKNESLGGKLGEIHNQGFRFDTGPSVVTMKSIINDVFHAAAEDPDEYLAYDILSPVNRNFFSDGTFVDTFSEIDKFRDEIAKISSESADNLNKYYNRISGIYKRTADVFLYSQIHEVLHLIKTGNIPNLFDFTKIDAFSTMHEVNSGYFKNEKILKIFDRYATYNGSSPHLAPGTLNLISYVELVLGAYYLKSGIITLPRAFEKILRKYDVQIHLNQEVDEILVESGTAKGLRVNGVVENYDYIISNADVVHTFSKLIRGYENIRSKLEKVEPSISGMVFLWGVKGVHDNFLHHNVVYSDDYKNEFDEIFTQKKAPSDPTTYIAITSKTDPEHAPVGCENWFVLVNMPYLNDNPIDTEEVKSRIFKKLKSINVDIESKIIFERVITPQDLYNRYLSNKGSIYGISSNSMFTAFKRQSNRSKVVKNLYFSGGSVHPGGGIPLVILSGKHSAEIIKRLDS; from the coding sequence ATGAAACGAATCGGGATAATCGGTGGCGGTTTGGGTGCTTTATCAGCGGCTATATATCTTGGCACGACAGGCAGATACAAGATAGATATCTTTGAGAAAAACGAATCACTTGGCGGCAAACTCGGTGAGATTCATAATCAGGGATTTCGATTTGACACAGGTCCTTCTGTTGTAACAATGAAGAGTATTATCAATGATGTTTTTCATGCAGCTGCCGAAGACCCGGATGAATACCTGGCTTATGATATTCTTTCCCCGGTTAATCGTAATTTTTTTTCTGACGGAACTTTTGTTGATACTTTCTCTGAAATTGATAAGTTTAGAGATGAAATAGCAAAAATATCTTCAGAGTCTGCTGATAATTTAAATAAATATTACAATAGAATTTCCGGTATTTATAAGCGAACTGCAGATGTATTTTTATATTCTCAAATACATGAAGTGCTTCACTTAATCAAAACCGGTAATATTCCAAATCTATTTGATTTCACAAAAATTGATGCATTTTCGACTATGCACGAAGTCAATTCCGGCTATTTTAAAAATGAAAAGATTCTGAAAATTTTTGATCGTTATGCCACATATAACGGCTCATCGCCACATCTTGCACCCGGGACTTTGAATTTGATTTCCTATGTCGAACTTGTTTTAGGTGCATATTATCTCAAAAGTGGAATTATAACATTGCCTCGCGCTTTTGAGAAAATATTGAGAAAGTATGACGTCCAAATACACCTAAATCAAGAGGTGGATGAAATTTTGGTTGAGAGCGGAACTGCCAAAGGACTTAGGGTAAATGGTGTAGTCGAAAATTATGACTATATTATCTCAAATGCAGATGTTGTCCATACATTTTCTAAATTGATACGTGGTTACGAAAATATAAGGAGTAAACTTGAAAAAGTCGAACCCTCAATCTCCGGGATGGTGTTTCTTTGGGGAGTTAAAGGAGTTCATGATAATTTCCTCCATCATAATGTGGTTTATTCTGATGATTACAAGAATGAATTTGATGAAATATTCACTCAAAAAAAAGCACCTTCAGACCCTACGACATATATAGCCATTACTTCCAAGACAGATCCGGAGCATGCCCCTGTGGGTTGCGAGAATTGGTTTGTATTAGTAAATATGCCTTATTTGAATGATAATCCTATTGATACAGAAGAAGTTAAATCGAGGATTTTCAAAAAATTGAAATCTATAAATGTTGATATTGAAAGTAAAATTATTTTTGAGAGAGTTATAACTCCTCAGGATTTATATAATCGCTATCTGAGCAACAAAGGCAGCATTTACGGAATATCATCTAATAGTATGTTTACTGCATTCAAGCGACAATCAAACCGCTCAAAAGTCGTTAAAAACCTCTATTTTTCGGGTGGTTCAGTACATCCGGGAGGCGGTATTCCACTTGTAATTCTTTCGGGTAAACATTCTGCAGAAATAATAAAAAGACTTGATTCTTAA
- a CDS encoding class I SAM-dependent methyltransferase: MTDKIKDLVFKSDISDNDKYYWGYMYDLGRVTIVPYLTKLGYFKPGDKVIEIGSAEGGVLHALADKGAVECVGTDIAESRLEMGRVISKVAGLDVKYVYNDIIYGKPDESWLDKYDLAILRDVIEHLDDTEIALRNISHVIKRGGHLFVSFPPYNSPYGGHQHTLAGKFPSRLPYIHHLPEKTFQSLIKSGRPQDIEEVIRLINIKLSPEKFEKAAKNAGYEIVKRDFYLLRPVFKMKFGLPTLKLGFLAGSKIVRNFLCMEASYILKKN; this comes from the coding sequence ATGACGGATAAAATCAAAGACTTAGTATTTAAAAGTGACATTTCGGATAATGACAAGTATTACTGGGGTTATATGTATGACCTTGGAAGAGTAACAATTGTACCATATTTGACGAAACTTGGATATTTCAAACCCGGAGATAAAGTAATAGAAATCGGCTCTGCTGAGGGTGGTGTTCTTCATGCTCTTGCAGATAAAGGCGCTGTGGAATGTGTGGGAACTGACATCGCTGAATCGCGGCTGGAAATGGGAAGAGTAATTTCAAAAGTTGCTGGACTTGATGTCAAATACGTTTATAATGATATAATTTACGGCAAGCCGGATGAAAGTTGGCTTGATAAGTATGACCTTGCAATATTAAGGGATGTAATAGAGCATCTCGATGATACTGAAATTGCACTACGCAATATCAGCCATGTCATCAAGCGGGGTGGTCACCTGTTTGTATCATTTCCACCGTACAATTCTCCCTATGGCGGTCACCAACATACTTTGGCTGGAAAATTTCCAAGCCGCCTTCCGTATATTCACCATTTGCCTGAAAAGACATTCCAATCGCTAATCAAAAGTGGAAGACCACAGGATATTGAAGAGGTTATAAGATTAATAAATATTAAACTATCACCGGAAAAATTTGAAAAAGCAGCCAAGAATGCAGGCTATGAAATTGTCAAAAGAGATTTTTATCTACTCAGACCAGTTTTTAAAATGAAATTCGGATTGCCGACATTAAAACTCGGATTTCTTGCAGGGAGCAAGATTGTCAGAAATTTCCTGTGTATGGAAGCATCTTACATATTAAAAAAGAATTGA
- a CDS encoding vitamin B12-dependent ribonucleotide reductase, translating into MKFQRRFTKEGTSPYDLLTYTKRSSVLRNPDGSVVFDMKDIEVPTGWSQLATDILAQKYFRKTGVPQYDENGNPAINEKGKPVLGPEKSVKQVVHRLAGAWRQWGEQYKYFDTEKDAKVFYDEISFMLLKQMCAPNSPQWFNTGLHFAYGITGSKQGHYYVDPDTQEMMKSQDAYSRPQPHACFIQSVQDDLVGENGIFDLATREARIFKYGSGTGTNFSTLRGSGEKLSGGGYSSGLMSFLKIFDRAAGAIKSGGTTRRAAKMVIVNIDHPDIEEFIEWKAKEEEKVAALVAGSRVNSAFMKAVLEEAVTSGTDINKNKQLKILVQKALNRGIPLNHVKRVLDLVDQGFTSVDFPVFDTHYEGEGYITVSGQNSNNSVRVTNDFMNAVENDEMWELRWRKSGETARIVRARDLWEKINLCAWKSADPGLQFDTTINEWHTCPESGRINGSNPCSEYMFLDDTACNLASLNLMKFYDDESDTFKVEDFKHGVRLWTVVLEISVLMAQFPSKQVADLSYKFRTLGLGYANLGTLLMVNGIPYDSPEALAWTGAISAILTGQSYATSAEMAKEIGAFPEYGINSEAMLKVIRNHRRAAYNANPSEYEDLTIRPKGINPRYVPEYMLETARECWDDALELGTKYGYRNAQVTVIAPTGTIGLVMDCDTTGIEPDFAIVKYKKLAGGGYFKIVNQSVRKALTKLNYSEQQIEEIEKYSKGSGTLIGCAHINKKSLKEKGFSDEKIEIIEKQLDNVFDIKFAFNKWTLGEDFLISLGFTRAQLDDPGFDMLTDLGFSADQIDEANDYICGTMMLEGAPHLKEEHLPIFDTANKCGKKGKRYIDYMAHIRIMAAAQPFITGAISKTVNMPAEATISQISELHVKSWKLMLKAIALYRDGSKLSQPLNSSNLKDLDEVVSLGDENTLDETKGPQEVQEIIADRVHYKISRLKLPKKRHGHIREAVVGGHKVFLRTGEYEDGTLGEIFIDMYKEGASFRGLLNSFAILASKALQYGVPLEDLVDTFTFTRFEPSGPVQGHEAIKNSTSILDYVFRSIGYDYLNREDFVHVKAVDEPVDSKNSDNQAPAYNQSLPKEDVEVKSSVSLVPEKTFKAGTELVSAGVDTPELKSANTNGLSMQLKVGTSSEAQSFGYTGEHCTNCGSMRVKRNGSCTVCEDCGTTSGCS; encoded by the coding sequence ATGAAATTTCAAAGACGATTTACGAAAGAAGGTACAAGTCCTTACGACTTGTTAACATATACAAAGAGGTCATCTGTATTGAGAAATCCGGACGGCTCGGTTGTATTTGATATGAAAGATATCGAAGTTCCAACCGGCTGGTCGCAGCTTGCAACTGACATACTTGCTCAAAAGTATTTCCGAAAAACAGGCGTTCCACAGTATGACGAAAATGGGAATCCTGCTATCAATGAGAAAGGAAAACCTGTTTTAGGACCCGAGAAATCTGTTAAACAAGTTGTACACCGACTGGCAGGTGCATGGCGTCAATGGGGTGAACAGTATAAATACTTTGATACAGAGAAAGATGCAAAAGTATTTTATGACGAAATTTCTTTTATGCTTCTCAAGCAAATGTGTGCCCCGAACTCTCCACAATGGTTCAATACAGGTTTACACTTTGCTTATGGAATTACCGGTTCAAAGCAGGGGCATTACTATGTTGACCCTGATACACAGGAAATGATGAAAAGTCAGGACGCTTATAGCCGTCCTCAGCCTCACGCCTGCTTTATCCAATCAGTTCAGGATGATTTGGTCGGTGAAAATGGTATTTTTGACCTCGCTACCCGCGAAGCTCGTATTTTCAAGTATGGCAGTGGTACAGGAACAAATTTCTCGACATTAAGAGGGTCAGGTGAGAAGTTGTCCGGTGGAGGATATTCATCAGGACTTATGAGTTTCCTCAAGATTTTCGACAGAGCTGCCGGTGCAATTAAATCCGGTGGTACAACACGTCGTGCTGCCAAAATGGTTATAGTTAATATTGACCATCCTGATATTGAAGAATTTATCGAATGGAAAGCTAAGGAAGAAGAAAAAGTAGCGGCTTTGGTTGCCGGTTCAAGAGTCAACTCGGCATTTATGAAAGCTGTGCTGGAGGAAGCAGTTACTTCCGGAACCGATATAAATAAAAATAAGCAACTCAAAATATTAGTTCAAAAGGCTCTCAATCGCGGTATTCCCTTAAATCATGTAAAAAGAGTGTTAGACCTTGTTGACCAAGGATTTACTTCGGTAGATTTTCCGGTATTTGATACACATTATGAAGGTGAAGGTTATATCACAGTCAGCGGTCAGAATTCCAATAATTCAGTCCGCGTTACTAATGATTTTATGAATGCAGTCGAAAATGACGAAATGTGGGAACTTCGCTGGAGAAAGAGTGGCGAAACTGCAAGGATAGTCAGAGCTCGGGATTTATGGGAAAAAATCAATCTTTGTGCATGGAAGAGTGCTGACCCGGGACTTCAATTCGATACTACAATCAACGAATGGCATACCTGCCCCGAGTCAGGCAGAATCAATGGTAGCAATCCTTGCAGTGAGTATATGTTCCTTGATGATACTGCCTGCAATCTGGCAAGTCTAAATCTGATGAAATTCTATGATGATGAGTCCGATACTTTCAAAGTGGAAGATTTCAAGCATGGCGTCAGATTGTGGACCGTTGTTTTGGAAATATCAGTGCTGATGGCACAATTCCCATCAAAACAAGTTGCTGATTTGAGCTATAAATTCCGCACTCTTGGTCTGGGATATGCAAACCTCGGAACACTTCTGATGGTAAACGGAATTCCTTATGATTCGCCTGAAGCACTTGCCTGGACCGGTGCAATCAGTGCAATTCTTACAGGACAGTCTTATGCTACTTCTGCTGAAATGGCTAAAGAAATTGGTGCTTTTCCTGAGTATGGTATAAATAGTGAAGCAATGCTAAAAGTTATCCGTAATCACAGAAGGGCTGCCTACAATGCAAATCCTTCTGAATACGAAGATTTAACTATCAGACCAAAAGGAATAAACCCAAGATATGTTCCTGAATATATGCTCGAAACTGCCCGCGAATGTTGGGATGATGCTTTAGAGCTCGGTACTAAATATGGATACCGTAATGCACAGGTTACTGTAATTGCACCTACCGGAACAATAGGGCTTGTTATGGACTGCGATACTACAGGTATTGAACCGGATTTTGCAATTGTTAAATATAAAAAATTAGCAGGTGGCGGATATTTCAAAATTGTAAATCAATCTGTAAGAAAAGCACTTACAAAACTGAATTATTCAGAACAGCAAATAGAAGAAATTGAAAAATATTCTAAAGGTAGCGGTACTTTAATAGGTTGCGCCCATATAAATAAAAAATCTTTGAAAGAAAAAGGCTTTTCAGATGAAAAAATTGAAATCATCGAAAAGCAACTTGATAATGTTTTTGATATCAAATTTGCATTCAATAAATGGACTTTAGGTGAAGATTTCTTAATTTCACTTGGTTTCACACGTGCACAATTAGATGATCCGGGATTTGATATGCTTACAGATTTGGGATTTTCTGCTGATCAAATTGATGAGGCAAATGATTACATTTGTGGCACAATGATGCTTGAAGGTGCTCCTCATCTGAAAGAGGAACACCTGCCAATTTTTGATACAGCAAATAAATGTGGCAAAAAAGGCAAGCGATATATTGACTATATGGCTCACATTCGCATTATGGCAGCAGCTCAGCCATTTATTACAGGTGCAATTTCAAAGACTGTCAATATGCCTGCTGAAGCTACGATTTCTCAAATCAGCGAGCTTCACGTTAAATCATGGAAACTGATGCTGAAAGCTATTGCTCTCTACCGCGACGGCTCTAAACTGTCTCAGCCTCTTAATTCATCTAATCTCAAAGACCTTGATGAAGTTGTATCATTAGGCGACGAAAATACTCTTGACGAGACAAAAGGACCTCAGGAGGTTCAGGAGATTATTGCTGACAGAGTACATTACAAGATTTCAAGACTCAAACTTCCTAAGAAACGCCATGGGCATATTCGCGAAGCAGTTGTAGGTGGACATAAGGTATTCCTGAGAACAGGAGAATATGAAGACGGTACTTTGGGTGAGATTTTTATTGATATGTACAAAGAAGGTGCTTCTTTCCGTGGGCTTCTTAACAGTTTCGCGATTCTTGCCTCAAAAGCATTGCAATACGGCGTCCCACTTGAAGATTTGGTTGACACATTCACGTTCACAAGATTCGAACCGTCAGGTCCGGTTCAGGGGCATGAAGCTATTAAGAATTCTACTTCAATTCTCGATTATGTTTTCCGCTCAATTGGATATGATTACCTGAATCGTGAGGATTTCGTTCACGTAAAAGCAGTTGATGAACCGGTTGACAGTAAAAATTCCGATAATCAGGCACCTGCTTATAATCAGTCATTGCCAAAAGAGGATGTGGAAGTAAAATCATCTGTAAGCCTTGTCCCCGAAAAGACTTTCAAGGCTGGAACTGAATTGGTTTCTGCAGGAGTTGATACTCCTGAACTTAAGTCAGCTAATACAAATGGTCTTTCGATGCAGCTTAAAGTCGGCACAAGCAGTGAAGCTCAATCTTTTGGATATACAGGTGAGCATTGCACAAATTGCGGCTCCATGAGAGTTAAACGTAACGGTAGTTGTACTGTTTGCGAAGATTGTGGCACTACAAGTGGTTGCTCCTGA
- a CDS encoding ComEC/Rec2 family competence protein, with amino-acid sequence MKSSELPALKLFISVVILSLILSFWRLEQFYVIIISFGIALTSLAFLKNSNRDIAYLLLIVSLSLIISQRFDNHKIEIPKKILTEEKAFFSGEIVQLLKSERKYIRYIAKGNLNSENLPEINDTKVLLTVMNPKFLLTPGEKFRANIELNFLAGKLPGETFDYETYYKSNEIQWTAICNGRDFVKSESEGSLKSLSYSLRTSLKRKIFQVFDSTSAQIMTALLTGDKSMIDFDTRRNFSLSGTAHLLAVSGLHVGIISFLIFTLFSFISNLKIKSIAVILLLFTFVMITGWVESAVRASIMIAVYLLSINFEQRVNPLNSLAIAGLLMFLVNPDVIYSVSFRMSILSVAGIILFYEKFYELLTKSGKDNPLRNFFSASFSLTLSASLLISPLVAYYFGVYSFVSPLANLIVVPVMMFALSLGIAAIASSFIFTPLAEVYASAVSFLIKAANTINELSVSYKYSYFEGSMSIFIALIFSALLVYIIVSKNFKLRKFRISVSAVIVALAFLIIPDKIESEIEIIPRQNLTAVILNNHSQTYLLMFDRLPSNKLKQDFGIRQYILNAQKNIVVGYSGNAGISTIDAVKYDKQFQYYELDTYTQNRIADLLKLDIHPVKMIDLK; translated from the coding sequence ATGAAAAGTTCTGAACTGCCGGCATTAAAGCTATTTATTTCAGTGGTCATTTTATCGCTGATATTATCATTTTGGCGTTTAGAGCAGTTTTATGTGATTATAATCAGTTTTGGTATAGCCTTGACCAGCTTGGCATTTCTTAAAAATTCAAACAGGGACATAGCATATTTACTACTTATCGTTTCATTAAGTCTTATTATTTCACAAAGATTTGATAATCATAAAATCGAAATTCCAAAGAAAATTTTAACTGAAGAAAAAGCATTCTTTTCAGGTGAAATTGTTCAACTTCTGAAAAGTGAAAGAAAATATATTAGATATATTGCCAAAGGAAATTTGAATTCTGAGAACTTACCTGAAATCAATGATACAAAAGTATTACTTACAGTAATGAATCCGAAATTTTTACTTACTCCGGGAGAGAAATTCAGAGCAAATATTGAACTTAATTTCTTAGCTGGAAAATTGCCCGGTGAAACATTTGATTATGAAACTTACTATAAATCAAATGAAATTCAATGGACTGCTATATGCAATGGTAGGGATTTTGTAAAATCAGAAAGCGAAGGGTCACTTAAATCATTGTCATATAGTCTTAGGACATCACTTAAACGAAAAATATTCCAAGTATTTGATTCAACTTCGGCTCAAATAATGACTGCACTTCTAACCGGAGATAAAAGTATGATTGATTTTGATACCCGTCGAAATTTTTCTCTGTCGGGAACAGCTCATTTATTAGCTGTAAGTGGTCTTCACGTAGGTATTATTTCATTTCTTATTTTTACATTATTTTCTTTTATTTCAAATCTTAAGATTAAATCAATCGCTGTAATTCTCTTACTATTTACATTTGTGATGATTACCGGATGGGTCGAATCCGCTGTAAGAGCATCAATAATGATAGCTGTATATCTTCTTTCAATAAACTTCGAGCAAAGAGTAAATCCTTTAAATTCTCTTGCAATTGCAGGTCTGCTGATGTTTCTTGTTAATCCTGATGTGATTTACTCTGTATCATTTAGAATGTCAATACTATCAGTAGCGGGTATCATACTATTTTATGAGAAATTCTATGAATTGCTAACAAAGTCAGGAAAAGACAACCCTTTGAGAAATTTTTTCTCCGCATCATTTAGTCTGACTCTATCGGCATCACTTCTAATTTCGCCACTTGTAGCATATTATTTTGGAGTTTATTCCTTTGTCAGCCCGCTTGCAAATTTAATTGTTGTACCTGTTATGATGTTTGCTTTATCACTTGGAATAGCAGCAATTGCATCATCATTTATTTTTACTCCATTAGCAGAAGTCTATGCTTCAGCGGTTAGTTTTTTAATTAAAGCTGCAAACACTATTAATGAGTTATCAGTTTCTTACAAATATTCATATTTTGAAGGAAGTATGAGCATTTTCATTGCATTAATCTTCTCGGCATTATTGGTTTATATTATAGTTTCAAAGAATTTCAAATTACGAAAATTTAGAATATCAGTTTCAGCAGTAATTGTTGCATTAGCCTTTTTAATAATACCCGATAAAATTGAAAGTGAAATAGAAATTATTCCAAGACAAAATTTAACAGCAGTTATATTAAATAATCATTCTCAAACATATTTATTGATGTTTGACCGTCTCCCATCAAATAAACTGAAGCAAGATTTTGGAATCAGACAATACATATTAAATGCTCAAAAAAATATCGTTGTAGGATACTCAGGGAATGCCGGAATATCAACAATTGATGCTGTGAAATATGATAAGCAATTTCAATATTATGAATTAGATACATATACTCAAAATAGGATAGCGGATTTACTTAAACTTGATATACACCCTGTGAAAATGATTGATTTAAAATGA
- the pgeF gene encoding peptidoglycan editing factor PgeF, whose translation MIDWIKPKIFDDNKIIAGVTKRNLSSYFPYGFTISQAQIAGREEVLRNRNLLAEELGIKSNLMIFQKQVHGDVIRKVSKGDDNNAETDGMITTEKGVILNISIADCAGVLIWDSVNDIICGIHSGWKGTSLNIVGKGIQKLIDEFESKSENLYVYISPCAGGNAYEVGEEVAKFFPRSIKLKSRNKYLFDNKNEILHQLLDMKIPIANIEISDICTISDENFHSYRRDADFSGRMSAFIGMRI comes from the coding sequence ATGATAGATTGGATTAAACCAAAAATATTTGACGATAATAAGATAATTGCGGGAGTTACTAAGCGCAATCTATCTTCTTATTTTCCATACGGTTTCACAATATCTCAAGCTCAAATTGCTGGTAGAGAGGAAGTTTTAAGAAACAGAAATTTGCTTGCTGAAGAGCTCGGAATCAAATCAAATTTGATGATTTTTCAAAAGCAGGTACATGGAGATGTTATCAGAAAGGTATCGAAAGGTGATGACAACAACGCTGAAACTGATGGAATGATTACCACAGAAAAAGGAGTTATTCTCAATATTTCAATTGCAGACTGCGCCGGTGTACTGATTTGGGATTCAGTAAATGATATTATTTGTGGTATTCATTCAGGATGGAAAGGTACATCGCTTAATATTGTCGGAAAAGGAATTCAGAAATTGATTGATGAATTCGAAAGCAAATCAGAAAATCTTTATGTATATATATCCCCTTGTGCCGGTGGAAATGCTTACGAAGTTGGTGAGGAAGTAGCTAAATTTTTTCCCCGAAGCATCAAACTAAAATCTCGGAATAAATATCTGTTTGATAATAAAAATGAAATCCTTCACCAACTCCTTGATATGAAAATTCCTATAGCAAATATTGAAATTTCGGATATTTGTACAATTTCTGATGAAAACTTTCATTCCTACAGACGTGACGCTGATTTCTCAGGAAGAATGTCAGCATTTATCGGGATGAGAATATGA
- a CDS encoding IS3 family transposase, with amino-acid sequence MGLTKAVNPKASIESICKIASLSRQAYYKHNSKIELDTVNNHKVLSMALSKRIRNSKLSCKKIYSMIKESLKTENIKLGRDKFINLMGENGFHVKRKRRNPNTTKSKHTLPTYTNKLKGIKINRADQVWVSDITFVRTSQGFMYLSLVTDLYSRKILGYNLSKSQKTSEVIKALQMSLKNSKRQSETIHHSDRGIQYLCSEYTKHLKSNNIETSTTKGGSPQENAVAERINGILKQEYGISDLRINIPQCRKLVKEAIELYNNERPHLSLNMKTPEQYYNEFYCNLNNNIR; translated from the coding sequence ATTGGTCTCACCAAAGCGGTCAACCCGAAAGCATCGATAGAAAGTATATGCAAAATAGCATCATTGAGCCGTCAAGCCTATTATAAGCATAACAGCAAGATAGAACTAGACACAGTAAACAATCATAAAGTACTTTCAATGGCTCTGTCTAAGCGTATACGTAATAGTAAACTAAGCTGTAAAAAGATATATTCAATGATTAAAGAAAGTCTCAAAACTGAGAATATAAAGTTAGGTCGTGACAAATTTATCAATCTGATGGGTGAAAATGGTTTTCATGTAAAGCGAAAAAGACGTAATCCCAACACAACAAAAAGTAAACATACATTGCCAACATATACAAATAAACTCAAAGGTATAAAGATAAATAGAGCAGACCAGGTCTGGGTTAGCGACATAACCTTTGTTCGAACTTCACAAGGTTTTATGTACCTGTCATTAGTGACAGATTTATACAGTAGAAAGATTTTAGGCTACAACTTGAGCAAGAGTCAAAAAACTTCGGAAGTAATAAAGGCTTTACAAATGAGTCTTAAAAATAGTAAACGTCAGTCCGAGACCATCCACCATTCAGATCGTGGAATCCAATATTTATGTAGTGAATATACCAAGCACTTGAAATCAAATAATATCGAAACAAGCACAACAAAAGGAGGTAGTCCCCAAGAAAATGCAGTCGCCGAAAGAATAAACGGAATCTTAAAGCAAGAATACGGAATCTCAGACTTAAGAATAAATATTCCTCAATGTCGAAAATTAGTTAAAGAAGCAATCGAGCTATATAACAATGAGCGCCCACACTTAAGTTTAAATATGAAGACTCCAGAACAGTATTACAATGAATTTTATTGCAATCTAAATAACAATATTCGATGA